The Deinococcus koreensis genome includes a window with the following:
- a CDS encoding diguanylate cyclase domain-containing protein gives MLSIASNVLLSVQVQATAATASLVNTAGRQRMLAIRISGDAEHAATSHDPRGLSDLRASLSLFAANHARLADPDSGLYTSGFFPEVRRLYSDDLNTRVQAFTAAAHRVLRTPLEQLRPNHPDVVFLIVQARGPLLKGLERAVSLDEHRSDTVIRRIQVLSWLRVSLVLLLLSGLGFFVFRPLERRNRDLMIRLSAERQAVARQAAYAQALLQVSALTDSPLPPETVAHQATAIVARTSGLHWAGLGIITAHRTQVACAYADPTLPGAVLARLNQPPRPGEGVVWDVLHSGQSRFVDEYAQQPGARPELVTAGLRGLAWVPLGATGETQYVLTGARLTAQPWTADDRDLFEAAARTVTVALNRRVYLQEVEAAALSDALTGLANRRAFERDLQALARHPGHHPSGLTVVMLDLDGLKAVNDTQGHEGGDALLRGFARALRATFRQDDRVYRLGGDEFAVVLDNGAHDDHAGLLARVAEAAAHLRRQGFATGGASAGCASFPGDGLGLEDTVRLADERMYVDKRRRKSPGRAHATH, from the coding sequence TTGCTCAGCATTGCCTCGAACGTGCTGCTCTCGGTACAGGTGCAGGCCACAGCAGCCACGGCCTCCCTGGTCAACACGGCTGGTCGCCAGCGTATGCTGGCCATCCGCATCTCCGGGGACGCCGAGCACGCCGCCACCAGTCACGACCCACGCGGTCTGAGCGACCTGCGCGCCTCGCTCAGCCTCTTTGCGGCCAACCATGCCCGGTTGGCCGACCCCGACTCGGGCCTGTACACCTCCGGGTTCTTCCCGGAGGTGCGACGGCTGTATTCGGATGATCTCAACACACGTGTACAGGCCTTTACGGCGGCCGCGCACCGCGTGCTGAGGACACCGCTGGAGCAGCTCCGCCCGAACCATCCGGACGTGGTCTTCCTGATCGTTCAGGCCCGCGGGCCCCTCCTGAAGGGCCTGGAGCGCGCCGTGTCCCTTGATGAGCACCGGAGTGACACGGTGATCCGCCGGATACAGGTGCTTTCGTGGCTGCGCGTCAGCCTGGTGCTGCTGCTCCTGAGCGGGCTGGGGTTCTTCGTCTTCCGGCCTCTGGAGCGGCGCAACCGCGACCTGATGATCCGCCTGAGTGCCGAGCGCCAGGCCGTCGCGCGGCAAGCGGCGTACGCCCAGGCCCTGCTGCAGGTCTCGGCGCTGACCGACTCTCCCCTCCCGCCCGAGACTGTGGCCCATCAGGCCACCGCCATCGTGGCCCGCACGAGCGGCCTGCACTGGGCCGGACTGGGCATCATCACCGCCCACCGGACGCAGGTCGCCTGTGCGTACGCCGATCCCACACTGCCGGGCGCCGTGCTCGCACGCCTCAATCAGCCCCCCCGTCCGGGGGAAGGGGTGGTCTGGGACGTCTTGCACAGCGGACAGAGCCGGTTTGTTGACGAGTACGCCCAGCAGCCTGGCGCCCGGCCCGAGCTGGTGACGGCTGGCCTGCGTGGCCTGGCCTGGGTGCCCCTGGGCGCGACCGGTGAGACCCAGTATGTGCTGACCGGCGCCCGCCTAACGGCGCAGCCCTGGACAGCAGACGACCGCGACCTGTTCGAGGCGGCCGCACGGACGGTCACGGTCGCCCTGAATCGCCGCGTCTACCTGCAGGAAGTGGAGGCCGCCGCCCTGAGTGACGCACTCACCGGGCTGGCCAACCGCCGGGCGTTCGAACGCGATCTGCAGGCGCTCGCCAGGCACCCGGGGCACCACCCGTCCGGCCTTACCGTGGTTATGCTCGATCTCGACGGACTCAAGGCAGTCAACGACACCCAGGGCCACGAGGGCGGTGACGCGCTGCTGCGGGGATTCGCCCGGGCCCTGCGAGCGACGTTCCGTCAGGACGACCGGGTCTACCGGCTGGGTGGGGACGAGTTCGCGGTGGTGTTGGACAACGGCGCGCACGACGACCATGCAGGGCTCCTGGCCCGGGTGGCCGAAGCCGCGGCGCACCTGCGGCGCCAGGGCTTTGCTACGGGTGGAGCCAGCGCGGGCTGTGCCAGCTTCCCTGGGGACGGCCTGGGTCTGGAAGACACCGTGCGCCTGGCCGACGAGCGGATGTACGTGGACAAGCGCCGGCGCAAGTCTCCCGGCCGTGCCCACGCCACACACTGA
- a CDS encoding FAD:protein FMN transferase, producing the protein MRPLLLPVLRALRPPVRRHSVYERLLGTEVELQVIAQTAAHAAQAETAGLDELDRLATVFSRFDEASEWRRWLSRPGERRVLSPDLREVLRQADHWRHWSGGAFHPGADALGALWRTAESRGEPPPPAQLAALVTALQVDPWTLHEDGSATLHARYAMGLDALAKGVIVDRMAEVMAAQTGVRSVLVNVGGDLRTIGGRGITVTVADPRTPRDDAPPVARVRVRSGALASSGRAHRGYVIRGVRYSHVLDPRTGQPVTATPGVTVRAPNCATADALATILSVLPAAQGLTLLGNQPGCSALLVTAHGERLLSPGWPPDPRPLLSSPPRRHP; encoded by the coding sequence GTGCGTCCGTTGCTGCTCCCTGTCCTGCGTGCTCTGCGTCCCCCTGTCCGCCGCCACTCGGTCTACGAGCGGCTGCTGGGCACCGAGGTGGAACTCCAGGTGATCGCGCAGACGGCCGCACACGCCGCGCAGGCGGAGACGGCGGGCCTGGACGAACTCGACCGCCTGGCGACCGTCTTCAGCCGGTTCGACGAGGCCAGCGAGTGGCGCCGCTGGCTGAGCCGCCCGGGCGAGCGCCGCGTGTTGAGCCCGGATCTCCGGGAGGTGCTGCGACAGGCCGACCACTGGCGGCACTGGAGTGGCGGGGCGTTTCATCCGGGCGCTGACGCCCTGGGCGCGCTGTGGAGGACTGCGGAATCGCGGGGCGAACCCCCACCACCCGCCCAACTCGCCGCCCTGGTCACCGCGCTTCAGGTTGATCCCTGGACGCTGCACGAGGACGGCAGCGCCACCCTGCACGCCCGCTACGCGATGGGCCTAGACGCCTTGGCCAAGGGGGTCATCGTCGACCGCATGGCCGAGGTCATGGCTGCACAGACTGGCGTGCGCAGTGTGCTGGTCAACGTCGGGGGCGACCTGCGCACCATCGGTGGACGGGGCATCACGGTCACGGTGGCCGATCCCCGCACCCCCCGCGACGACGCGCCCCCGGTGGCCCGGGTACGCGTCAGATCTGGCGCCCTGGCCAGCAGTGGGCGCGCCCACCGCGGGTACGTCATCCGCGGCGTGCGGTACTCCCACGTGCTCGATCCCCGGACAGGCCAGCCAGTCACGGCCACGCCTGGCGTGACCGTGCGGGCCCCCAACTGCGCCACGGCGGACGCCCTCGCCACCATCCTTAGCGTGCTGCCGGCAGCGCAGGGGCTCACGCTCCTCGGCAACCAGCCGGGCTGCAGCGCCCTGCTCGTGACCGCCCATGGTGAGCGTCTGCTCAGCCCGGGCTGGCCCCCTGACCCCCGACCTCTACTGAGCTCACCCCCCAGGAGACACCCATGA
- a CDS encoding DUF2271 domain-containing protein yields the protein MTPTRRSVLRSLAASAAALTLGRLTPALAANASAPARWRAGQTLDVTFTVATQAGGRVKRPYVAVYIEDAQGAAVRTLTVWVQQTRRNPRWLAELRRWTRLNAGLVDTVSSATRNPGTYAVAWDGKNDQGALVAQGAYYVIVETAREHGPYSLVREKLTVGSSPFTRSLGTNNDIEGVSVRFGAA from the coding sequence ATGACCCCCACCCGACGTTCCGTGCTCCGCTCCCTCGCCGCCAGCGCGGCCGCCCTTACGCTCGGCCGCCTCACCCCCGCCCTCGCCGCCAACGCGTCCGCCCCGGCCCGCTGGCGGGCGGGCCAGACCTTGGACGTCACCTTCACTGTCGCCACCCAGGCGGGGGGCCGCGTCAAGCGGCCCTACGTGGCCGTGTACATCGAGGATGCCCAGGGGGCCGCCGTCCGTACCCTGACCGTCTGGGTGCAGCAGACCCGGCGCAATCCCCGCTGGCTCGCGGAACTGCGCCGTTGGACACGCCTGAATGCCGGGCTGGTGGACACCGTCAGCTCGGCCACCCGCAATCCCGGCACCTACGCGGTGGCCTGGGACGGCAAGAACGACCAGGGCGCGCTGGTCGCGCAGGGGGCTTACTACGTGATCGTGGAAACCGCCCGGGAGCACGGCCCCTACAGCCTGGTGCGCGAGAAGCTCACCGTGGGATCGTCCCCGTTCACGCGGTCGCTAGGGACGAACAACGACATCGAGGGCGTGAGTGTCCGCTTCGGCGCCGCCTGA
- a CDS encoding PepSY-associated TM helix domain-containing protein has protein sequence MSASAPPEGQAQGAAAAPRRRGRSRAASTHVTLRWLHTYTSMISLLVVLFFALTGITLNHPDWVFGTGEVKSEVTGTLPSGWITKGAVDWLTVAEELRASQHLRGRAGDTRVDGQEASLSFLGPGYAADVFIDTATGRYTANVLQQGGLAVINDLHRGRDAGTAWKWVIDLSGGVLALVAFTGIGILLYLKKTRAQALGVMGVASVLVLVLAWHAVA, from the coding sequence GTGTCCGCTTCGGCGCCGCCTGAGGGTCAGGCCCAGGGCGCCGCCGCGGCGCCCCGGCGGCGTGGCCGTTCCCGCGCGGCGTCGACGCACGTCACCCTCCGCTGGCTGCACACCTACACGTCCATGATCAGCCTGCTCGTGGTGCTGTTCTTCGCGCTGACCGGCATCACCTTGAATCACCCCGACTGGGTCTTCGGCACGGGGGAGGTGAAGTCGGAGGTCACGGGGACGTTGCCGAGTGGCTGGATCACGAAAGGTGCCGTCGATTGGCTCACGGTCGCTGAGGAGTTGCGCGCCAGTCAGCACCTCAGGGGCCGGGCCGGGGACACACGGGTGGACGGCCAGGAGGCCAGCCTCTCGTTCCTGGGGCCGGGCTACGCCGCGGACGTCTTCATCGACACGGCCACCGGTAGGTATACGGCGAACGTGCTGCAGCAGGGCGGTCTGGCGGTCATCAACGACCTGCACCGGGGCCGGGACGCCGGCACAGCCTGGAAGTGGGTGATCGACCTGAGCGGCGGCGTGCTCGCGCTCGTCGCCTTCACGGGCATCGGTATCCTGCTGTACCTGAAAAAGACCCGGGCGCAGGCGCTGGGCGTCATGGGAGTGGCCTCCGTGCTGGTGCTGGTGTTGGCCTGGCACGCCGTGGCCTGA
- a CDS encoding response regulator transcription factor, with translation MSPPPQRPDVRVLLVEDDSRVARVNRELLERDPGVHVVGSAASCAQGDALAQALAPDLILLDVQLPDGSGLGLLRHWRSVGRTTDVALITAADDEASVRLALAHGAFDYLIKPFTGARLAELVARHRTRRTPPATRPPARLDQAALDRRLGVPTTGEQGRGDGPLPRGIDAHTLERVAQALQVAGPGRSAEDVGDRLNLSRVTAWRYLEYLVRCGRARLDHQYGLPGRPAKLYHADEAAPLESGDAPD, from the coding sequence ATGAGTCCCCCGCCCCAACGCCCCGATGTTCGCGTGCTGCTGGTCGAGGACGACTCCCGGGTGGCCCGCGTCAACCGGGAACTGCTGGAACGCGATCCCGGGGTGCACGTGGTCGGCAGCGCGGCCAGCTGCGCTCAGGGGGACGCGCTCGCTCAGGCGCTGGCGCCGGATCTGATCCTCCTGGATGTGCAGCTGCCCGACGGCAGTGGGCTCGGCCTGCTCCGCCACTGGCGGAGCGTGGGCCGCACCACGGACGTGGCCCTGATCACGGCCGCCGACGACGAGGCCAGCGTGCGGCTGGCCCTCGCCCACGGCGCCTTCGACTACCTGATCAAGCCCTTCACCGGCGCCCGGCTGGCGGAACTCGTGGCCCGGCACCGGACGCGGCGCACCCCACCGGCGACCCGGCCGCCCGCGCGGCTGGATCAGGCGGCCCTGGATCGGCGGCTGGGGGTACCGACGACGGGGGAACAGGGCCGGGGCGACGGCCCCCTGCCGCGCGGCATCGACGCGCACACCCTGGAACGGGTCGCGCAGGCCCTGCAGGTGGCCGGCCCCGGCCGCAGCGCCGAGGACGTGGGCGATCGGCTGAACCTGAGCCGGGTCACGGCGTGGCGCTATCTGGAGTATCTGGTGCGGTGTGGCCGGGCCCGACTCGATCACCAGTACGGTCTGCCGGGCCGCCCGGCCAAGCTCTATCACGCCGACGAGGCCGCGCCGCTGGAGAGCGGGGACGCGCCGGACTGA
- a CDS encoding ATP-binding protein yields MAALIPAGLRPPRSGLQRRLVRWHLLVLGAMTVLLLAVQTVHLYTQSRERLGERAMTASRLVATLPEVIRAAEQGVQNAQVNARVNALRAQAEADFIVVGNRQGIRLAHPIPDRLGKPMEGGDNPGPLAGREVISVARGSLGVSVRGKVPVWAGGVVGGQVVGVVSTGYLMPQAWHLVGAALVSLLPWFLLALALGTLGAVGAARRLRAEILNLEPEEIAALARQQRAVLSALREGVIAVDVSGDVTLISDRAAEALGHAALPVPLSALWPELAAVTRGGGGLRQQNLELTRLGQPFLVNLEPLDGGGFIASFRDRAEALALADELTHARGFVDVLRAQTHEYQNRLHVLSGLLQLGRHDEALRVLNAEIRADAEFRSLLRDVQVPRLVALLAGKRERAQELGIDFQVAEGSALSPLWERHADTLVTAVGNLTENAFEALGGQPGQVTVLIGEDPEGVQVEVEDSGPGVPGALAGRLYTRGASSKGEGRGYGLAGVMARVQALGGHIRQTRRAGRTVFLVSLPSPLPTALPPPADLGP; encoded by the coding sequence ATGGCTGCCCTGATCCCTGCCGGCTTGCGCCCGCCCCGTTCCGGGCTGCAACGGCGACTGGTGCGCTGGCATCTGCTGGTGCTGGGCGCCATGACGGTGCTGCTGCTGGCCGTCCAGACCGTCCACCTGTATACGCAGTCGCGCGAGCGGCTGGGCGAGCGGGCCATGACCGCCAGCCGCCTGGTGGCGACCCTCCCGGAAGTCATCCGGGCGGCCGAGCAGGGCGTACAGAACGCGCAGGTCAATGCCCGGGTGAACGCCCTGCGGGCCCAGGCCGAAGCGGATTTCATCGTGGTGGGGAACCGGCAGGGCATTCGCCTGGCGCACCCGATCCCCGATCGCCTGGGCAAACCTATGGAGGGCGGGGACAACCCGGGGCCCCTGGCCGGCCGGGAGGTCATCTCGGTGGCGCGGGGCTCGCTCGGTGTGTCTGTGCGCGGCAAGGTGCCGGTCTGGGCTGGCGGCGTGGTGGGGGGCCAGGTCGTGGGGGTGGTCAGCACCGGCTACCTGATGCCGCAGGCCTGGCATCTGGTCGGGGCGGCCCTGGTCAGCCTGCTCCCCTGGTTCCTGCTCGCCCTGGCCCTGGGCACCCTGGGCGCGGTCGGGGCCGCCCGGCGGCTGCGGGCGGAAATTCTGAACCTGGAACCTGAGGAGATCGCGGCCCTGGCCCGCCAGCAGCGCGCGGTGCTCTCGGCGCTGCGCGAGGGGGTGATCGCCGTGGACGTGTCCGGAGACGTGACCCTGATCAGCGACCGCGCCGCCGAGGCGTTGGGACACGCGGCACTGCCGGTTCCATTGAGCGCCCTGTGGCCGGAACTCGCGGCCGTGACCCGGGGGGGAGGGGGGCTGCGCCAGCAAAACCTCGAACTCACACGGCTCGGCCAGCCCTTCCTGGTGAACCTCGAACCGCTGGACGGCGGCGGCTTCATCGCCAGCTTCCGGGATCGGGCCGAGGCCCTGGCCCTGGCCGACGAACTGACCCACGCACGCGGTTTCGTGGACGTGCTGCGCGCCCAGACCCACGAGTACCAGAACCGCCTGCACGTGCTCTCCGGTCTGCTGCAACTGGGCCGGCACGACGAGGCCCTGCGCGTGCTCAACGCCGAGATCCGTGCCGACGCCGAGTTCCGCTCCCTCCTGCGCGACGTCCAGGTGCCCCGGCTGGTCGCGCTGCTGGCCGGCAAGCGCGAGCGGGCGCAGGAACTGGGCATCGACTTCCAGGTCGCCGAGGGCAGCGCCCTCTCACCCCTGTGGGAGCGGCACGCCGACACGCTGGTCACGGCGGTCGGGAACCTGACCGAGAACGCCTTCGAGGCGTTGGGTGGGCAGCCGGGCCAGGTCACCGTGTTGATTGGTGAAGATCCGGAGGGCGTGCAGGTCGAGGTCGAGGATTCCGGCCCCGGCGTGCCGGGGGCGCTGGCCGGGCGCCTCTACACCCGGGGCGCGAGCTCGAAGGGGGAGGGCCGAGGCTATGGTCTGGCCGGCGTCATGGCCCGCGTCCAGGCGCTGGGCGGTCACATCCGGCAGACGCGCCGGGCGGGACGCACGGTGTTCCTCGTGTCCCTGCCGTCCCCCCTCCCCACGGCCCTGCCCCCACCGGCTGACCTGGGCCCATGA
- a CDS encoding Bug family tripartite tricarboxylate transporter substrate binding protein, protein MNVKISALTLSALLLLTPSTLAQGAVRIMAPAAPGGGWDQTSRAIQTVMQDEGIAKAVTVFNVPGAGGTIGLAQLYNAKGDGNQMMTMGLVMVGAILTNASKVDLSRVTPLARLTGEYEVMVVPASSPYKSMKDFAAAWKGNAGLAVAGGSAGGTDHMLVGLLAKSVGVDTKKMNYVPFSGGGETLAAVLGNQVAAGVAGYGEFEAQIKAGKLRAIGISSGKRQAGIDAPTFKEQGFNVELANWRGIVAPPGISASEKATLVAALDKMHASKAWKDTLKTRNWSDLYMSGSKFDVFLKLEAVRVRGVLQDIGLVK, encoded by the coding sequence ATGAACGTCAAGATATCGGCCCTGACCCTGTCGGCCCTGCTGCTGCTCACCCCCTCGACCCTGGCCCAGGGAGCGGTTCGCATCATGGCGCCCGCCGCACCCGGCGGCGGCTGGGACCAGACCAGCCGCGCCATCCAGACCGTGATGCAGGACGAGGGCATCGCCAAAGCGGTGACGGTCTTCAACGTGCCCGGCGCGGGCGGCACGATCGGGCTGGCTCAGCTGTACAACGCCAAGGGCGACGGCAACCAGATGATGACTATGGGGCTGGTGATGGTGGGCGCGATCCTGACCAACGCCAGCAAGGTCGACCTCTCCCGCGTGACCCCGCTGGCCCGCCTGACCGGCGAGTACGAGGTCATGGTCGTGCCTGCCAGCTCACCCTACAAGTCCATGAAGGACTTCGCGGCTGCCTGGAAAGGCAACGCCGGCCTGGCCGTGGCGGGCGGCAGCGCGGGCGGCACCGACCACATGCTGGTGGGCCTGCTGGCCAAGTCCGTCGGCGTGGACACGAAGAAAATGAATTACGTGCCCTTCAGCGGCGGCGGCGAGACCCTGGCGGCCGTGCTGGGCAACCAGGTGGCGGCGGGGGTCGCGGGCTACGGCGAGTTCGAGGCCCAGATCAAGGCCGGCAAACTGCGCGCCATCGGGATCTCCTCGGGCAAGCGGCAGGCGGGGATCGACGCGCCTACCTTCAAGGAGCAGGGCTTTAACGTGGAGCTCGCCAACTGGCGCGGCATTGTGGCCCCTCCCGGCATCAGCGCCTCGGAGAAGGCGACACTGGTCGCCGCGCTGGACAAAATGCACGCGTCCAAAGCCTGGAAGGACACCCTCAAGACCCGCAACTGGTCGGATCTGTACATGAGCGGTTCCAAATTCGACGTCTTCCTGAAGCTGGAGGCGGTGCGCGTCCGGGGCGTGCTGCAGGACATCGGCCTGGTGAAGTAA
- a CDS encoding tripartite tricarboxylate transporter TctB family protein: protein MSDPSPPPPASPRGLSRPDLLVALGVTLLGALLLYGTFQIPFGINAVVGPRVFPLIVSLGTLALGAWLTALTLRGERAEPAVEEDTDPGAPADLKAPAIVLGGFLLGTLLLSPLGFVPGTALMYFSVAFAFGERRFGLTAGVALLVAGITFVVFTRGLGLNLPAGVLKGLL from the coding sequence ATGTCCGACCCCTCCCCTCCCCCGCCGGCCTCGCCCCGTGGCCTGAGCCGTCCCGACCTGCTGGTGGCCCTGGGCGTCACGCTGCTGGGCGCCCTGCTGCTGTACGGCACCTTTCAGATTCCCTTCGGCATCAACGCGGTGGTCGGCCCGCGCGTGTTCCCGCTGATCGTCTCGCTGGGCACGCTGGCCCTGGGCGCGTGGCTCACCGCGCTGACGCTGCGGGGCGAGCGGGCCGAGCCGGCAGTTGAAGAAGACACCGATCCCGGCGCGCCGGCCGACCTGAAGGCGCCCGCGATCGTCCTGGGCGGGTTCCTGCTGGGGACGCTGCTGCTCTCGCCGCTGGGCTTCGTGCCCGGCACGGCCCTGATGTACTTCAGCGTGGCTTTTGCCTTCGGGGAACGCCGCTTCGGCCTGACCGCGGGGGTCGCCCTGCTGGTCGCGGGGATCACCTTCGTGGTCTTCACGCGCGGTCTGGGACTGAACCTGCCGGCCGGCGTGCTGAAGGGACTGCTGTAA